In a genomic window of Patescibacteria group bacterium:
- a CDS encoding DUF4342 domain-containing protein, which yields MVNNNQKREEFHVSGKEIVKKVKELVKEGNARRIIIKNETGKTIIEIPLTIGFVGAVLAPALAAVGALAALVTECTIIVEKK from the coding sequence ATGGTAAATAATAATCAAAAAAGAGAAGAATTTCATGTTTCTGGTAAGGAAATTGTTAAAAAAGTAAAAGAACTTGTAAAAGAAGGTAATGCTAGAAGAATAATTATAAAAAATGAAACCGGAAAAACTATTATAGAAATTCCACTTACAATAGGTTTTGTAGGTGCAGTTTTGGCACCAGCTTTGGCTGCAGTGGGTGCTCTTGCAGCACTTGTTACAGAGTGTACTATAATAGTAGAAAAAAAATAA
- a CDS encoding heavy metal transporter has translation MNSIKVVNIKCGGCEAGIIFKLTNAGFKNVSVDIENQIINFDGEIEKAKIILTKMGYPETGTSDAKSFTKKAKSYVSCMIGKMKK, from the coding sequence ATGAATAGCATAAAAGTCGTTAATATTAAATGTGGTGGATGTGAGGCGGGAATAATTTTCAAACTTACAAATGCAGGATTCAAAAATGTAAGTGTTGATATAGAAAATCAGATAATAAATTTTGATGGAGAAATAGAAAAGGCAAAAATTATTTTGACAAAAATGGGATATCCAGAGACAGGAACTAGTGATGCAAAAAGTTTTACAAAAAAAGCAAAATCATATGTATCTTGTATGATAGGAAAAATGAAAAAGTAG
- a CDS encoding Gmad2 immunoglobulin-like domain-containing protein: protein MKHGKIFISIGVFLTILILFTFYYYKNTQKINSDFGKNLQEICVGNGGDWIGKYNECEMINEDICKNIGGLFFECKSACRHNLDPNIICTMRCVPVCEFSNNNLNTTSDSKNATYYINGEYIILKDGNFEGNIPNSKSKMIVSILGDVVFGDLNSDGIDDSAFIVTQKMGGSGIFYYVVSAIKNANNYIGTNGVFLGDRINTKSISIKDGFVVLNYFDRKDKEDFSVEPSVLFVKQLGIENGILKDMMNIDSNNYSNKIKLFSPLPGEKIKSPLILEGEARGNWFFEASFPVVLTDWDGVIIAQGIAQAEGEWMTEDFVKFKAELNFKKPELYNRGALILKKDNPSGLSENDDAYEITIFFE, encoded by the coding sequence ATGAAACATGGAAAAATATTTATTTCGATTGGTGTATTTTTAACAATCTTAATATTATTTACTTTTTATTATTATAAAAATACACAAAAAATAAATTCAGATTTTGGAAAAAATTTACAAGAGATTTGTGTCGGTAATGGTGGAGATTGGATAGGTAAATATAATGAATGTGAAATGATTAATGAAGATATTTGTAAAAATATAGGAGGATTATTTTTTGAATGTAAATCAGCTTGTCGTCATAATTTAGATCCAAATATTATTTGTACTATGCGATGTGTCCCAGTTTGTGAGTTTAGTAATAATAATTTAAATACAACAAGTGATTCAAAAAATGCAACATATTATATAAATGGAGAATATATAATTTTAAAAGATGGAAACTTCGAAGGAAATATACCCAATTCAAAATCAAAAATGATTGTAAGTATTTTAGGTGATGTTGTATTTGGAGATTTAAATAGTGATGGAATAGATGATTCGGCTTTCATAGTTACTCAAAAAATGGGTGGGAGCGGGATTTTTTATTACGTTGTCTCTGCTATAAAAAATGCTAATAATTATATTGGAACAAATGGTGTATTTCTTGGAGATAGAATAAATACAAAAAGTATTTCTATTAAAGACGGATTTGTTGTTTTGAATTATTTTGATAGAAAAGACAAGGAAGATTTTTCTGTAGAACCATCGGTTTTATTTGTGAAACAACTTGGAATTGAAAATGGAATATTAAAAGATATGATGAATATAGATTCTAATAACTATAGTAATAAGATAAAATTATTTAGCCCACTCCCAGGTGAAAAAATAAAAAGTCCACTTATTTTAGAGGGTGAGGCAAGAGGTAATTGGTTTTTTGAGGCAAGTTTTCCAGTAGTTCTTACTGATTGGGATGGTGTAATTATTGCACAGGGAATAGCACAAGCAGAGGGTGAGTGGATGACCGAAGACTTCGTAAAATTTAAAGCAGAATTGAATTTTAAAAAACCAGAATTGTACAATAGAGGAGCATTGATACTTAAAAAAGATAATCCATCTGGACTTTCAGAAAATGATGATGCATATGAGATAACAATTTTTTTTGAATAA
- a CDS encoding DUF5667 domain-containing protein translates to MKKIKFLFLICAFFVSCLFYSIMFAQESTTTTSSNTDQIILESSTNSDIENIVDNAILLEESVNTELENLDGLTIEEPKNIPGGLGLLWKDFKKNLSITFTFDKLKKAEKRLQYAEEKIKIANFIAEQSDNPKVQEKAQKMIETANEHIAKIEENKDKLFDNIDDKKSRLLKNLATHQLNTEKVLEKLEDKIPVDKLEQFQIFRDKLAEKKDTFLEKIQNNVNIPEDVKQKILDTKNAIEEKRMEREQIRLETRDLIQGIKSGNEEAKVELEQLRLQIKEEKQQRIEVLKIKKDQIIQDIKSGDENLKRQAIDAINKLNIENKIQNTKRIMEKNQIKTDVKELKNDLKQEAKQIIRETQQIKKTNGNTTGQ, encoded by the coding sequence ATGAAAAAAATAAAATTTTTATTTTTAATTTGTGCATTTTTTGTATCATGTTTGTTTTATAGTATTATGTTTGCACAAGAAAGTACTACCACAACAAGTTCAAATACAGATCAAATTATACTTGAATCTTCAACAAATTCAGATATAGAGAATATTGTTGATAATGCTATTCTTTTAGAAGAGTCGGTAAATACAGAATTAGAAAATTTAGATGGTTTAACAATTGAAGAACCAAAAAATATTCCAGGTGGACTTGGACTTTTGTGGAAAGATTTCAAAAAAAATTTATCTATTACATTTACTTTTGACAAGCTAAAAAAAGCAGAGAAAAGACTTCAATATGCAGAGGAAAAAATAAAAATTGCAAATTTTATAGCTGAGCAAAGTGATAATCCAAAAGTTCAGGAAAAAGCTCAAAAAATGATAGAAACAGCAAATGAGCATATTGCAAAAATAGAAGAAAATAAAGATAAATTATTTGACAATATTGATGATAAAAAATCAAGATTATTAAAAAATCTAGCAACACACCAATTAAACACAGAAAAAGTTTTGGAAAAATTGGAAGACAAAATTCCAGTAGATAAATTAGAACAGTTTCAAATTTTTAGAGATAAGTTGGCAGAGAAAAAAGATACTTTTTTGGAAAAGATACAAAACAATGTAAATATTCCAGAAGATGTAAAACAAAAAATTTTAGATACCAAAAATGCTATAGAGGAAAAGAGGATGGAGCGAGAACAGATAAGATTAGAAACAAGAGATTTGATTCAAGGAATAAAATCTGGAAATGAAGAAGCGAAAGTAGAATTAGAACAATTAAGGTTGCAAATAAAAGAAGAGAAACAACAAAGAATTGAAGTATTAAAAATAAAGAAAGATCAAATTATACAAGATATAAAATCAGGAGATGAAAATTTGAAAAGACAAGCTATTGATGCAATAAATAAATTGAATATAGAAAATAAAATACAAAACACCAAAAGGATTATGGAAAAAAATCAGATAAAGACAGATGTCAAAGAATTAAAAAATGATTTGAAACAAGAGGCAAAGCAAATAATTCGTGAAACACAGCAAATCAAAAAAACTAATGGAAATACAACGGGACAATAA
- a CDS encoding queuosine precursor transporter, translated as MEDQKRDFKLLIALTLYIVSLFASNTLGLKIMPFLFGTHLSVAVFFFPFVFITTDVIGQVFGKKMAKNFVFAGIVSIVLFMFYSVISIYTPWSQGGLWAKDSYNSMFGISLRMSIASLLAFVMASYQDVFSFFFFRDKLKCKYFWLRSNLSNLWSQAIDSLIFMFVAFLGIYSVKTILLMSIPWYIYKVLMGVLYTPLSYLGIYLLKDKAHNTNNTTV; from the coding sequence ATGGAAGATCAAAAAAGAGATTTTAAATTATTAATAGCACTTACTTTATATATTGTTTCGCTTTTTGCCTCAAATACTTTAGGATTAAAAATTATGCCATTTTTGTTTGGAACGCATTTATCTGTTGCTGTCTTCTTTTTTCCATTTGTATTTATTACAACAGATGTAATAGGACAAGTATTTGGCAAAAAAATGGCAAAGAATTTTGTGTTTGCCGGTATTGTATCAATAGTTTTGTTTATGTTTTATTCTGTGATTTCAATTTATACTCCATGGTCACAAGGTGGACTTTGGGCAAAAGATTCTTATAATTCTATGTTTGGAATTTCGCTCAGAATGTCAATTGCATCGCTTTTGGCATTTGTAATGGCATCTTACCAGGATGTTTTTTCATTTTTCTTTTTTAGAGACAAGTTAAAATGTAAGTATTTTTGGCTAAGATCAAATTTATCCAATCTATGGTCTCAGGCAATTGACTCTCTTATTTTTATGTTTGTCGCTTTTCTTGGAATTTATTCTGTTAAAACAATACTCCTTATGAGTATTCCTTGGTATATATACAAAGTTTTGATGGGAGTGCTTTATACACCACTTTCATATTTGGGAATTTATTTGTTAAAAGATAAAGCTCATAATACAAACAATACAACTGTTTAA
- a CDS encoding FlgD immunoglobulin-like domain containing protein, with protein MKTTLILIMILIATMAFGSIRFIATETINQTVRVQQTVVLMQFMVDVTPSSTEIDTLFSITIVPNGINVSGISNIGISNGTHFLQIQVVPDSTRQRIDIIFSNPIVVSQYLNTNLMVQATACSENEWFIFSLIEAQTSATETWGLPISGSWIQVVNVIGNVLNVPTQFPTIQSAIYAASVGDTVLVDEGIYYEKLNFWGTGITVMSNFGINHNESSIQNTVISGIGGLAESIIRFYPGTQYQNDTLLGFRIINGNANLAPNDSYGGALRIIYSSPIIKNCIIMNNYANSYGGGIYIQNGHPRLQNCLIAENYSNNGAGICVQQGSVEIINCTITNNIARSPQNSVIFGGLYLSSGSRAVIGNSIIWNNKKAFTNTGYEEAANVGFCFAFTADTLIVVCSDIQGGVNAIDTENNGTIHWLDWNIDEDPELDQDYKPEIGSPCIDAGHDLFYWNGVQIINLYPNQYYGNSPDMGFWETYPVSNNDSIIPIANIPVLNQNYPNPFNPETTISFNLPKAGEMSLQIFNIKGQLIKTLFNGQKFTGSHQITWNGTDNSGNYVASGVYYYKMRTGKYSSTKKMILMK; from the coding sequence ATGAAAACTACACTCATTCTCATAATGATCCTAATAGCTACCATGGCTTTTGGTAGCATTAGATTCATTGCTACAGAAACAATTAACCAAACTGTCAGAGTCCAACAAACAGTTGTACTTATGCAATTTATGGTTGATGTGACACCTTCATCCACGGAAATAGATACATTATTTTCTATTACTATTGTCCCAAATGGAATTAATGTGTCTGGAATAAGCAACATCGGCATATCAAATGGAACACATTTTTTACAAATACAGGTTGTTCCAGATAGCACAAGGCAAAGAATTGATATTATCTTTTCTAATCCCATCGTTGTGTCTCAATATTTAAATACCAATCTGATGGTACAGGCAACAGCATGTTCTGAAAATGAATGGTTTATATTCTCTTTAATTGAGGCGCAAACCTCTGCTACCGAAACATGGGGATTGCCAATATCAGGAAGTTGGATACAGGTGGTAAATGTTATTGGAAATGTATTAAATGTACCAACCCAATTTCCAACAATTCAGTCAGCTATTTATGCGGCTTCAGTTGGCGATACAGTTCTTGTTGACGAAGGAATATATTATGAGAAGTTGAATTTTTGGGGAACTGGAATTACCGTGATGTCAAACTTTGGAATAAATCACAATGAAAGTTCGATTCAAAATACCGTAATTTCTGGTATCGGAGGATTAGCTGAAAGCATAATAAGATTTTATCCTGGAACTCAATACCAGAATGACACACTATTAGGATTCCGAATTATCAATGGAAATGCCAATTTAGCTCCCAATGACAGCTATGGAGGAGCACTAAGAATTATTTATTCCTCTCCAATAATAAAAAATTGCATAATTATGAACAATTATGCAAATTCCTATGGAGGAGGAATATATATTCAAAACGGTCATCCAAGATTACAAAACTGTCTAATAGCTGAAAATTATTCAAATAATGGTGCTGGTATATGTGTTCAACAAGGATCTGTTGAAATCATCAATTGCACTATAACGAATAATATAGCTAGGTCTCCTCAAAATTCAGTTATTTTTGGGGGGCTATATTTATCCTCTGGAAGTAGGGCTGTAATTGGCAATTCAATTATCTGGAACAACAAAAAAGCTTTCACAAATACTGGATATGAAGAAGCGGCTAATGTAGGATTCTGTTTTGCTTTTACAGCGGATACATTAATTGTTGTATGTAGCGATATACAGGGTGGGGTAAATGCCATCGACACAGAAAACAATGGAACAATCCATTGGTTAGACTGGAATATCGATGAAGATCCAGAACTTGATCAGGATTACAAACCTGAAATCGGATCTCCATGTATTGATGCAGGTCACGATCTGTTTTATTGGAATGGTGTGCAAATTATTAATTTGTATCCCAACCAATATTATGGAAATAGCCCAGACATGGGATTTTGGGAAACATACCCTGTTTCCAATAATGATTCTATTATTCCCATTGCCAATATTCCTGTTTTAAACCAAAATTATCCAAATCCCTTCAACCCGGAAACAACCATCAGCTTCAATCTGCCAAAAGCTGGCGAAATGTCCTTACAAATATTTAATATCAAGGGACAACTGATAAAGACACTATTTAACGGCCAGAAATTTACTGGCTCTCACCAGATTACCTGGAATGGAACAGATAACTCCGGCAATTATGTCGCCAGTGGTGTTTATTATTACAAGATGCGAACCGGAAAGTATTCATCTACAAAAAAGATGATACTTATGAAATAA
- a CDS encoding DUF2207 domain-containing protein: MFKKIIVFVISLFFFLPNFVFAKENVNYWYIHDFRIEIELNTDSSALITEYITADCGNASDKHGIFRVLGTQINTGEKIIQTPVELISITDFDNNPYKYQTIKDGKNKTITWKIGDANIEVKGTNYYKIIYKVQNVIYNQNEFDEFYYNILGNFWDLEIDNFSAKIFLPKEINKNDVKIDYYTGLQNSKNKDLAIYNWFDDNTLEFNSTKIIPKNNGITVSIAMPKNIFIPAQLSEELYNQELMSDKFDFVVFTLLPIIFNFILPIIAIIFCFVIWKKHGNDPKDDRTIIAEYDIPDNLDPMLFGTLWKQGKLKNNFITASIINFAVKGILKIEETEKNYIVMKKKDYILHRIKNEKVEKSLSSNERELLVKLFDYKDSVVISSLKDKFYKDVAKLKKNVKEKLIELGYIERHGFKWQLIFVVLGIISFIIASIPTGIIFILFSIIMPKKTQKGTEILWKIKGLKLYMETAEKDRQRFYEKENIFEKLLPYAIVFGMTGLWVSKMKEIYGKEKFNSILPVWYIGNNFNFSNLDSFTKSLNSIVSSVSSAPHNSSGIGGGGFSGGGIGGGGGGGW; encoded by the coding sequence ATGTTTAAAAAAATAATTGTTTTTGTAATTTCATTATTTTTTTTCTTACCAAATTTTGTTTTTGCAAAAGAAAATGTAAATTATTGGTATATTCATGATTTTAGAATTGAAATTGAATTGAATACTGATTCATCTGCACTTATTACAGAATATATTACTGCTGATTGTGGAAATGCAAGTGACAAACACGGTATTTTTCGTGTTTTAGGAACGCAAATAAATACAGGAGAAAAGATTATTCAAACTCCAGTTGAATTAATAAGTATTACTGATTTTGATAATAATCCATATAAATATCAAACGATAAAAGATGGCAAAAACAAAACTATTACATGGAAAATTGGTGATGCAAATATAGAAGTAAAAGGGACAAATTACTACAAAATTATATATAAAGTTCAAAACGTAATTTACAATCAAAATGAATTTGATGAATTTTACTACAACATTTTGGGAAATTTTTGGGATTTAGAAATTGATAATTTTAGTGCAAAAATTTTTTTACCAAAAGAAATCAACAAAAATGATGTAAAAATTGATTATTATACAGGTTTACAAAATTCAAAAAATAAAGATTTAGCAATTTACAATTGGTTTGATGATAATACTTTGGAGTTTAATTCTACAAAAATAATTCCAAAAAATAATGGAATTACAGTTTCTATTGCAATGCCAAAAAATATTTTTATTCCAGCTCAACTGAGTGAAGAATTGTATAATCAAGAATTAATGAGTGATAAATTTGATTTTGTAGTTTTTACATTACTTCCAATTATTTTTAATTTTATTTTACCAATTATTGCTATAATATTTTGTTTTGTTATTTGGAAAAAACACGGGAATGATCCGAAAGATGATAGAACTATTATAGCTGAATATGATATTCCAGATAATTTGGATCCAATGTTATTTGGAACGTTATGGAAACAAGGAAAATTGAAAAATAATTTTATTACTGCTTCAATTATAAATTTTGCTGTAAAAGGAATTTTGAAAATAGAAGAAACAGAAAAAAATTATATTGTTATGAAAAAAAAGGATTATATACTGCATAGAATAAAAAATGAAAAAGTAGAAAAATCTCTTAGCTCCAATGAAAGAGAATTATTGGTAAAATTGTTTGATTACAAAGATTCTGTTGTTATTTCTTCTTTGAAAGATAAATTTTATAAAGACGTCGCTAAACTCAAAAAAAATGTAAAAGAAAAATTAATAGAATTAGGATATATTGAAAGGCATGGATTTAAATGGCAATTGATTTTTGTAGTTTTAGGAATTATTTCATTTATAATTGCTTCTATTCCTACTGGAATTATATTTATACTTTTTTCTATTATTATGCCAAAAAAAACACAAAAAGGAACAGAAATTTTATGGAAAATAAAAGGATTGAAATTGTATATGGAAACAGCAGAAAAAGATCGTCAAAGATTTTATGAAAAAGAAAATATTTTTGAAAAATTATTGCCATATGCAATCGTTTTTGGTATGACAGGACTTTGGGTTTCTAAAATGAAAGAAATCTACGGAAAAGAAAAATTCAATTCAATATTACCAGTATGGTATATTGGAAATAATTTCAATTTTTCAAATTTGGATTCTTTTACAAAAAGTTTGAATAGTATTGTATCAAGTGTTTCTAGTGCACCTCATAATAGCAGTGGAATAGGTGGTGGAGGATTTTCTGGTGGTGGAATAGGTGGCGGCGGAGGAGGCGGTTGGTAG
- a CDS encoding SurA N-terminal domain-containing protein, whose amino-acid sequence MEEEIIKEEPTSTPEIKQETEKKEHKKIAIKVNVKTIVIVVIIIVLGVLAYFSRSLFVAATVDGISISRLSLISKLEKASGKSLLDSVITEKLIQNEAKAKKIVVSDEDVNTQIKTIEDQISAQGSTINEALNTQGMSMDDLKKQIILQKQVEKLIGDKVVITEQEIAKYITDNEIEVQSGQEAMINEQVRNQLMNDKFSTEVEALISDLKAKAKIKYFVKY is encoded by the coding sequence ATGGAAGAAGAAATCATAAAAGAAGAACCAACAAGTACACCAGAAATTAAACAAGAGACAGAAAAAAAAGAGCACAAAAAAATAGCAATAAAAGTTAATGTAAAAACTATTGTTATTGTTGTAATAATTATAGTTCTTGGAGTTTTGGCTTATTTTTCAAGAAGTTTATTTGTTGCAGCTACTGTAGATGGAATTTCTATAAGTCGTTTATCTCTTATTTCTAAGCTTGAAAAAGCATCAGGAAAAAGTTTATTGGATTCTGTTATTACAGAAAAATTGATTCAAAATGAAGCAAAAGCAAAAAAAATTGTTGTAAGTGATGAAGATGTAAATACGCAAATAAAAACAATAGAAGATCAAATTTCTGCACAAGGTAGTACAATTAACGAAGCGCTTAATACACAGGGTATGAGTATGGATGATTTAAAAAAACAAATTATACTCCAGAAACAAGTTGAAAAGCTAATCGGAGATAAAGTAGTTATTACAGAGCAAGAAATAGCTAAGTACATAACAGATAATGAAATTGAAGTACAAAGTGGACAAGAGGCAATGATTAATGAACAAGTTAGAAATCAATTGATGAATGATAAATTTAGTACCGAAGTAGAAGCATTGATAAGTGACTTAAAGGCAAAAGCAAAGATTAAATATTTTGTAAAATATTAA
- a CDS encoding ABC transporter permease — MKIVDILEETYFALSANKARSILTILGIVIGISSVIAMLSIGQGAQNSITSNIESIGSNLITVYPGSQKSGMVRSAMGSAKSLTLSDSDAIINEVSYVKAVSPEIFSRYQVTAKGTNTNSQIYGITSAYATVKNLEIASGDFITDSNNENSSKVAVIGPTVRDDLFGEDVADSDVIGQTIKINKISFQIIGITKSKGGSGFGSQDDMIFIPLSTSQRFLSKDEYLSSISVSAYDADSLTSVQEQITQLLLTRHNISDPNLADFRTLNQADIAETASSVAKTFTMLLGSVAGISLIVGGIGIMNMMLTNVTERTREIGLRKSIGAKRKDISNQFLIEAIALTIIGGLIGIVLGFGISWGLSYFGSITTKTTLLSILLAFGVSTAIGVIFGYYPASRAAKLNPIDALRYE, encoded by the coding sequence ATGAAAATAGTAGATATTTTAGAAGAAACATATTTTGCACTCTCGGCTAATAAAGCAAGATCTATTCTTACTATTTTAGGGATTGTTATTGGAATAAGCTCTGTTATAGCTATGCTTTCAATTGGACAAGGTGCGCAAAATTCTATTACATCAAACATAGAATCGATTGGATCAAATTTAATAACTGTTTATCCGGGGTCACAAAAATCTGGAATGGTGAGGTCTGCTATGGGTTCTGCCAAATCACTAACATTATCTGATTCAGATGCAATAATAAATGAAGTCTCTTATGTAAAAGCTGTATCTCCAGAAATTTTTTCAAGATATCAGGTGACAGCAAAAGGTACTAATACAAACTCTCAAATTTATGGGATAACATCTGCGTATGCAACTGTAAAAAATTTAGAGATTGCAAGTGGCGATTTTATTACAGATTCTAATAATGAAAACTCTTCAAAAGTTGCTGTAATAGGTCCTACTGTAAGAGATGACCTTTTTGGTGAAGATGTAGCGGATTCTGATGTTATTGGGCAGACAATTAAAATAAATAAAATTAGTTTCCAAATAATTGGAATCACAAAATCAAAAGGTGGTTCTGGCTTTGGAAGTCAAGATGACATGATTTTTATTCCACTTTCTACATCACAGAGATTTTTATCAAAAGATGAATATTTATCATCTATTAGTGTTTCAGCCTATGATGCTGATTCTCTTACATCAGTTCAAGAACAAATAACACAATTATTACTTACTAGACATAATATTAGCGATCCAAATTTGGCTGATTTTAGAACATTAAACCAAGCAGATATTGCTGAAACAGCATCAAGCGTTGCAAAAACATTTACAATGTTGCTTGGTTCTGTGGCAGGAATCTCTCTTATCGTTGGTGGAATTGGAATTATGAATATGATGCTTACAAATGTTACAGAACGTACACGAGAAATAGGACTTAGAAAATCAATAGGCGCAAAAAGGAAAGATATAAGTAATCAATTTTTGATTGAAGCAATTGCACTTACAATTATTGGAGGACTTATCGGTATTGTTCTTGGATTTGGAATATCTTGGGGCTTGTCTTATTTTGGTTCTATAACTACAAAGACAACACTGCTTTCTATTCTTTTAGCATTTGGAGTATCTACTGCCATTGGAGTTATATTTGGTTATTATCCTGCAAGTCGTGCAGCAAAATTAAATCCAATTGACGCCTTAAGATATGAATAA
- a CDS encoding ABC transporter ATP-binding protein, protein MIKLENIIKTYNLGEDGFTALKGVSFEIKEGEYIAIMGPSGSGKSTLMHIIGALDTPTSGKYFLGGKDVSTLSDDELTDIRKNKIGFVFQAFNLLPRATVLRNVMLPLVYAEIEKSKREEIAKKALNAAGFDEEHFSHLSNQLSGGQIQRVAIARALVNDPSLVLADEPTGNLDTKTGEIVLDTFKKLNKEQGKTIILITHEPDVARHADRVVFIRDGLIESDTKIK, encoded by the coding sequence ATGATTAAATTAGAAAATATAATAAAAACATATAACTTAGGAGAAGATGGGTTTACAGCTTTAAAAGGTGTTAGTTTTGAAATAAAAGAAGGTGAATATATTGCTATCATGGGTCCATCAGGAAGTGGAAAATCAACTTTGATGCATATAATAGGAGCTCTTGATACGCCAACGAGTGGTAAGTATTTTTTAGGTGGTAAGGATGTGTCAACTTTATCAGATGATGAACTTACTGATATTAGAAAAAATAAAATAGGATTTGTTTTTCAGGCATTTAATTTGTTGCCACGTGCGACAGTGCTTAGAAATGTAATGTTGCCACTTGTATATGCTGAAATAGAAAAAAGTAAAAGAGAAGAAATCGCAAAAAAAGCATTGAATGCTGCGGGTTTTGACGAAGAACATTTTTCTCATCTTTCAAATCAACTATCTGGTGGACAAATTCAAAGAGTAGCTATAGCTCGTGCACTTGTAAATGATCCGTCTTTAGTCTTGGCAGATGAGCCAACTGGAAATCTTGATACAAAAACAGGTGAAATTGTACTTGATACTTTTAAAAAATTAAATAAAGAACAAGGAAAAACAATAATATTAATTACTCATGAACCAGATGTGGCGCGTCATGCAGATAGAGTTGTTTTTATAAGAGATGGTCTAATAGAAAGTGATACAAAAATAAAATAA